AAAAGGTAATAATTTTGTCAACTCAGAAAGTGGTTCATATTTCCCAATTGCGAAAGCATATGAACAATATTTAATTTCTCCTTATTATACTCCACGTTATTATGCTGATGGTTTTTGAGATATTGATGCAGAAACTGGTAAAAAACACCTTGAAGTTTATGACCAATCAACAAGAATTGGTGGCACTAAAAACGCCGGGGCTGATTTTGTGATATTGCGTTTGAAAATACATAAAGACAACCTAAAGCATATTTTGCCAAAACTGGATGAAATTTTGAAATATTACCCAGAAAAAGAAAAAGATTGATATATTGGACTTGGTAAAAATGAGTTATTTCATCCAATTAAAACACAGTTTTACGGCGGCTATCCAGTAAATGTTGATGAATACTTTAATCCGGATTTTAGTCAAGGTTTAGCATCCTTCTCATTTAAATATAACAAATCGACTGGTGGGATAATAAACACGCAAAATCGAATAGTTAATAAAGACGTATTTCAGTCGTTATGAGTAAAATATGACGAAAATGAAAATAAAGATTGAAATTCTCACAATGACAATTATAAGAAGTATTTAAAACCATTTATTAAAGATGAACACGGAATGTCGAAGACGATTTTAACTCAACATTCACAACTTTATACTTATGCCCCATATGAGCAAAGGAAAAATATATTAGGCCCCGGCTCATCAGGATCAATGGTAATTGATTCAAGTTTTAATTTAATTGGTATAAATTATTTGTTTACAAAAGATGTAACATATACTGACACATATTCAAATGCCGTGGCATTGATGCAGGGGCATGGCGAGTATAAAAATGGTTTTGATGGTAATCTAAGAACTGATTTTGTCAAAAAATTAATTAATGATAAGGTACAAACAGTTAAATTAAACCCAGTTAAAGCTAATTAAGTATTACTGACATAAAATACACTATTTACTCTTTAAGCAAAGTGCCCCCATTTTTTACAGGGGGCACTTTGCTTAAAGAATTTATAAAAAAAATATTTTTTTCTTTGGATATTTTTTATTTATAGTATTATATATTCACAAGTGGTTATAGCGCAAGGGATCGCCTGATACCATTCCGAACTCAGTAGTTAAGCCTTGTAGTGCCGACGATACCAGAGATGGGAAAATAGGGAGCTGCTTTTTTTATTTTTTTTACACGCTAAAAAGCGTGTTTTTTTGTTAACTTTAAATTTATGTGTGAACACAGCTTCTTATATTTTTTGATAAAATTTTAAAAATGAAAAGTAAATTAAAATTATTAACATTAAGCACGCTAGGGTTCTTTGCTTCTGCGTTGCCGTTGTCATGTAGTGTGTTAAAAAAAGAAAAAATAGAAACTTTAAGAATTGACGCTAAATTATTTGGTTATGTTGATTTTTTAAAATTTAATAAAAATAAATTTGAAACAGTAATTATAGATAATGATTTAAAAGCGAGTGATATTACAAATAATTTTCTTATTTATAAGAATTTCCAAACTGTTGAAGATGCTGACGATGTTCATTTTGAAGGTTTAAAAACAATTAAATTATCCAGTGTTTTTGATGAACAATTTTTTGAGGAGAATTTTTTAGTATATGTAGCAGGCACATGATCGCATTTTAATTCTAGCAATAACATTCTTAAACAGAGAATTGCTTTGGGATTAAAAAACAATCAAAAATCAATTAAACTGCAACACGAAACAGCCGTAAATATTAGTCCAAACGTACAAGTGAATCCTCAGGCATCAGCTTATCTTATAAATTCATTAAAGTCTCAATATATTATTTTTAAAAAGAAACAGTATCCAAGAGTTATTGAATGATTAAAAAATTCAACTCCGGTTGATGACTGAAGGATAAATGAATAACAAAAAAATCAGAATCGATAGGTATTTAGCTAATGCAACACAATATTCACGATCCCAAATACACTCGCTTATTAAACAAAAACGAGTAAAAATTAACGAAAATACTGTAAAAAAGATTATAAATATTGATTTAGAGATAGATCAAATTTTTCTTGATGATAAACTAGTTTTTTATGAAGAGTTTAGCTATTTTTTATTAAATAAGCCAGCAGGTTTTGTGTGTGCCAATATTGATAATATACACAAAACTATTTTTGATCTTATTGACTTGGATCGCAATGTTTTTTTCAGCGTCGGAAGGTTAGACAAAGACACTGAAGGTGTATTGATTATAACTAATGACGGAAAATGAGCTAATTGAGTTTTAAAACCGAAAAACCATGTACCAAAAGTGTATAAGGTTATAGTCGATAAAGATTTTGATGAAAGAATTAGAACCTATAGAGAACCAATCGAAATAGAAGGTTATAGTGTAAAAAAATACAAATTTGAGTTTTCTGATAGCACACGTGAATGCTTGCTTACTATTTTTGAAGGTAAATTTCATCAAGTTAAGCAAATGATGCGTTATTTTGGTTATAAGGTAGTTTATTTACAAAGAATTAAATTTGGCAATCTTGTATTGCCTGAGAATCTTGCGAAAGGTGAATATATTAAATTATCAAATGAAGAGATAGAACAACTAAAGGAAGGATATTGTTCTGAAAATAAAAAATAATTTTTTTCTTTGGATATTTTTTATTTATAGTATTATATATTCACAAGTGGTTATAGCGCAAGGGATCACCTGATACCATTCCGAACTCAGTAGTTAAGCCTTGTAGTGCCGACGATACCAGAGATGGGAAAATAGGGAGCTGCTTTTTTTATTTTTTTGTGGTTTTATAAACCATATTCAGCTAATTAAATAATGTTTTGAATTTTTAACTTTCTTATATAATAAAACAATGCTAATTTATAAACCTACATATTTTATTGATTTAGATGGCACGTTGTTTGATCAACGTGGTTTTGTTCGTGTTTCTGCACGCAACCAAATTGCAATCTTAATTATGCATAATTTTGCTAACGTAGTTGTCTCTACAGGGCGTTCTTATAATGATTATCGGGTAAAACAAGTTCGTAAATTGCTAAAAGTTGAAGATTTTATTTGCTCATCTGGTGCTGAGGTTTATATTAATAACGAACTTGTTTCATTCACTACTTTTAAGATAGATACAATTAATAATTTAGTTAATTTTGCTAAGAAAAATAAAGTAAGTTTCGTGGTTTATGATACTCACGGGGAACACTTGTTTGTCAAAAGTTCATATTCACGTGTATTAGCAAAATTATTTGTTAATAAATGAATGAAATCAATAGCCTTAGTAAATGATTTTGATATTGATATGTTTGATTCAATAACTAAAATTTCATTTATTTTTAAAAGTCCTTTTAGTGCTAAAAGAACGCTAAAAAAACTTGAACAGGAATTAGGACACGATGTATATGGATCGCTATCTAGTCAGAATTATGTTATAGAAATTACTGATATTAACACAAATAAAGCAAAAGCGGCTATTGAGTATGCACGCATTAAGGGAATTGACTTAACTAATTCAGTACATATTGGCGACTCAATGTCAGATGCTTGTATGAAAGGTGTTGTTGGTAAATTAGTAGCTATGAGTAATTCTCCAAAAGAATTAAAAGAATTGGCACATGAAGTTGCGCCACGAAATAAAGGCGGCGGAATTTATAAATATTTAATCCAACATAAATCAAAAAAATAAAATGTCTATTGACAAGATGAACCCTGAAAGTTTGTCCAATAAATTGGAAAACTTTTAGGGTTTTTATATAGCGAAGCCTTAAGTATTATCATTTAAAAATACGCCCCTATTTAAATGGGCGTATTTTTATAGATTAGTTATTTTAATTTCTTTGTAAAATCATAAAACAGCATATTTAAATGGATGGTTTAAGCTTGTCTTAAAATCATATAGCCATTAAACGATTTCAAATCTAGTGGTGAATTATAATTCCAGTTTATGCCGTAAAAATTATTGTTGATAGTGTGATAAAAACTACCATTGCTAAATACGCCATTAGCTCAGCCTGTCAAGTCACGCTATAATCTCCATCTCAAATAAATAATAATGAACCTGAATTACCTCGTCCAAATTGGAGTGGTGAATAATTAGGATATTGGCGAATTGTAAATTTTTCACCATTTCGTTTTGGTCTAAAAATTACATAACCCGTTTTAAATCCTCGGCCTGGAAATCCAATTTCAGCAAGAGGATTTAAAACAGGCACAATCTGATAATTTTTATCAGAGGATTCATTCATCCTAATCGGTTTTGCTGTTAATTGATTGCGAGCCAAATTAATGTATCAGCTCTAATACCGTCTTCGTTTTTTTGCGTGTTGATAAACTACTTTGAATAATTGGTAATCATATGAAGAAGATTTCGAAATTCCGTTTTTATCAATAGCTAAGTTGATTTTGGATTTAAGATCTTGGCTAATGTTATTTAAATTATTGAAAGTAATTTTATTGAGTTTATTGATTAATATATTGATTTGTGCTTGTTTTTGCAGAACTGTTTGGTTGTTGTCTGTATCGAGTGATAACGAGTGGTTATTGCAAGCGGGAGCTATGAATGGAAGAGAAATGGGGATTAATAATCAAGATAATCTATTTTTTTCATAACTACCCTCTGATTGCAACGTTTGTTTATTGAAATTTTGTTCTTTGATTATTGATTTGTATAAATTCTGAATTTCGGAATTCAAGTTTAGATAATATTTTTTAGAGTGTAATGGTAACTCATTGTTTGGTATTCCTTTTAATTTATGCTCAATTTCTGATATTTTTTTCAAATGTTTTACTCAATCAAAGAGAATGGTCATATAGTTGAGATTTAACTAAGGAATTGTAATAACTAACTAACATGTTAAAATTATTTTTAAGATTATCATGAGCAATTTTAATTTCAATTGACAATATATTTAACCAAGATTCAATTGTTGAAATAAAAGCATCTACCTTTTTTAAATTGTTGATATTTTTATTTTTTGAAAATTGTTGCAAATTGTGATTTATTGCATTAATTTTTTGTTGTTGAGAAGAAGGAGAGTTGCTATTTTAAGTGTTGATTAAACCTCTTAGTTTATTAACATTTAGATTTAAAGAGTTAAGTTTTAAATTATATTCATTTAATTCTTGTGGTTTTAAATCAGTTGATTTATTGATGCAAGAACTTGCTAAAACAATATTGCTAAAAGAGGTTATTAAGAGAAATTTTAATCCAGATTTTTAAATTATAAATACTTAAAAAAAGATGTTTTAAAAAGATAAATATTTTATGTTTTGAAGATTATTTTAAAAACTCAAGCTACGCAAAGCTAAATTTTACTTTGTGTAGCTTGAGTTAAAATTTGACAATGTATTTAAAAAAATGAGT
The Mycoplasmopsis californica genome window above contains:
- a CDS encoding pseudouridine synthase produces the protein MNNKKIRIDRYLANATQYSRSQIHSLIKQKRVKINENTVKKIINIDLEIDQIFLDDKLVFYEEFSYFLLNKPAGFVCANIDNIHKTIFDLIDLDRNVFFSVGRLDKDTEGVLIITNDGKWANWVLKPKNHVPKVYKVIVDKDFDERIRTYREPIEIEGYSVKKYKFEFSDSTRECLLTIFEGKFHQVKQMMRYFGYKVVYLQRIKFGNLVLPENLAKGEYIKLSNEEIEQLKEGYCSENKK
- a CDS encoding HAD hydrolase family protein, translating into MLIYKPTYFIDLDGTLFDQRGFVRVSARNQIAILIMHNFANVVVSTGRSYNDYRVKQVRKLLKVEDFICSSGAEVYINNELVSFTTFKIDTINNLVNFAKKNKVSFVVYDTHGEHLFVKSSYSRVLAKLFVNKWMKSIALVNDFDIDMFDSITKISFIFKSPFSAKRTLKKLEQELGHDVYGSLSSQNYVIEITDINTNKAKAAIEYARIKGIDLTNSVHIGDSMSDACMKGVVGKLVAMSNSPKELKELAHEVAPRNKGGGIYKYLIQHKSKK